The following proteins come from a genomic window of Aequorivita marisscotiae:
- a CDS encoding nucleotide pyrophosphohydrolase, with translation MDIKNAQKAVDTWIKEHGVRYFNELTNMAQLTEEVGEVARIIARRYGEQSEKESDKDKDLGEELADVIFVVLCLANQTGVDIEEAFQKKLDLKTKRDHDRHHGNKKLK, from the coding sequence ATGGATATTAAAAACGCACAAAAAGCCGTAGATACTTGGATAAAAGAACACGGCGTTCGCTACTTTAATGAGCTTACTAATATGGCACAGCTCACCGAAGAGGTAGGTGAAGTGGCCCGAATTATTGCCCGCAGATACGGCGAACAAAGTGAAAAAGAAAGCGACAAAGATAAAGATTTGGGCGAAGAGCTTGCAGATGTTATTTTTGTGGTGTTATGTCTCGCAAATCAAACGGGTGTAGATATTGAAGAAGCTTTTCAAAAAAAATTAGATTTAAAAACCAAACGCGATCACGACAGGCATCACGGTAATAAAAAACTAAAATAA